The DNA sequence cgtcgtagatcttaaactccctattgttaAATATCGTCTTTATTTTATATTAGACCTTAACCtctttaaaaatttgaaagcaacAGAAGCTGATAATACCTATGGGCACTACAAGCTACAACTATAAGAACAGTGCTGTAATCGAAGTTTTGCAATCGAAACCAgcataaatattaaatttaacGATTCTAGCGTATCTGCGAAGGCCAAACTCGCTATTAGCGCACACCCCTTGATGCGATCGCAGTTTCCTTTTGTACTTATGACAACCATCAAGTTGCCGAAAATTCCAGACACAATCAAGTTGCAAAGGGGAATCGCTGTCACGTCAACTGATGCATCAAATAGATAGTCGATAGATATGGACATAGATCAGCTAAGTGGCTGTAACTTTACTCGAATCGTTCAACAGGTTTCCTTGGTCTGACAGAACATGTCTTTGATGTGATACCTTCCCCTTCCTCACGTCGACGCTATCACCTAATGCAATGCTATGGGAAGAATTATCAGTGGATGCCTTGAAAGAGCATCGTCCAACAATGAGATTACTCAAGACGCCCTTGAAAGCTTTTCGATACTGCTTATTCAATACTCCATATATGACCGGGTTATTGGCATGATTGCAAAACACAAGAATCATTGATAACATGTCGATCCAGAGTGGAATCTTGTATTGGGGTATCACCATTTCCATTAAGTTGATGGTTGCAGCGGGGATAAAGCAAATTAGATAAGCAGCGACTACCACTGCAAGAGTCTTGGTGATTCTCACCTCCTCTACGTTCACACTTGGTGCTTCATTCGTCATGGATTGAACTTGGTTGGAATGACTCTTAACCtctttaaaaatttgaaagcaacAGAAGCTGATGATGCCTATGGGCACAGGAACTCCAACCACAAGAACAATGCTGGAGAAGGATATGGAACGGCTAAAATAGAATAAACAAATGCACTTTCCTGGTTGAAACTCAAACTTGGACCATCCGAGCAGAGCACCTGTGGCCAAGGGAAGAGGAATACACCAAATGAACGCTATCATCAATGCTTGGTTTCTTGCGGTGAAAACTTTTCGATAAAGGCCTTGCTTTACTACCATGAAATATCGGTTCAAGCTGATAGCAGTTAGACTATACATTGAGGATAACACGAACTCGGTTGTCATAAAGCCGTTCAACTCGCATAAACTGTCACCGAAGATCCATTGGCCGTGTTTTGCAACCGACACCAGCATAAATATCAAATTTAACGATTCCAGCGTATCTGCGAAGGCCAAACTCGCTATTAGCGCACGCCCCTTGATTCGAACGCAGTTTCCTTTTGCACTTATAAGGACAACCATTAAGTTGCCGAAAATTCCAATCACAATCACGATACAAAGGGAAATCGCTGTAACTGCCACAGACGCAGTGGTCCATTTATCCTCCATGTTGGAGTACTTTTCCTCTTTAAAGAAGATAAGCTGGAAGTTCATGAAATTCTAAATTTCAGGGGAATCATTTCAGTTTATAAAGCCTTTGAACCAAAAAGCCCATAAACCAGAAACTGAGTTAGTTTCTGTTGTAAGCAAAACCACCTTAGATCTCCATCAATGACATTTAAGAATGCCTCAACGGAAGGCCTTGACAATGTCGAGACACTGAACGAAGCACCTCTCCAAGCACCGGTCGAAATTAATTCCGCTTTACAATAACCAATACCATTCGCCCCAAAATGATGCCCTATTTTAGTAAGTCGTTATTGTCGCCAACAAAGAACTTTCTCACGTTCAAAATACGgaataaaactaaatttcCAAGAAACAATTACATGCAAAGCCAATTTTTCACGTGCTGtctaatttcattattttttcagtccCATGCTTTTGTCGTCGACATCctatcaatattattgtaaaatgaacTATTCAAAATGTCATGGTTTTCCGTACCTGATTCGATGCTTGTATTTCGAAAATTATTAGCTAATATACCTTCAACATAAATCCATACAAGGAACCCAAATGAAACCCAATTATTACTGTGTAATTTCTGAGCATACAAACATAAACTGCAGCGTCGAAGATCAGCCATTGACGAGAGTGGAAAAGGCAAAGACTTTAATTACGGGAAGACTTAAGTAAACATTAACACACCCAACTATATTAACATTTTTAGTATATGAGTTTTTGTGTTCAAGCTACGCCCTCCATAGATAAAACGTCtgaaaattgtaaacaatgcAAGAGACGCAATTTTCGTGAAAATGACTTTTAAAAAGGCTTACAAAGAATCAAACTCTCCGAATAAATTTTCACAATTCTGTTAATTGACGCTGaaaagaaactagaaatcaaGAGGACAGGTTGGACTAAACAGGTTGCCGCGTGAAAAGAGAGCTTCGTTCAGAAAGCGAAAAGcaattaattgttttgttaattTCCCACTGTTTCCGACACCACCGCTtgccttttattttcatttttttcgaGTTTATGCAACAAATGTTATGATATAGAGAGAACGCTTAACAATGATTGTACacaaaaaatatcatttaggATCTATGTAATAGCCAACCTGATAATTCGTTTACGTACTGTTGTTTGTGTAACTTTGGAAGTAGCACGTATCGAATATCGTGTACATGTATATAGTCTTCTACAGATTACTAATCTACAAAATTGTTAGGTGCTAAGAGTAACTGATGAAATAGTTTCCACTAAGACTTAAAATTCTGTCcagaaacaaattcaaaattcactTTTATAATCTCAAATTACAACATCTCTCTGAAATATTGTTCATTTTCGAGTGGTAAATATATTCTCCTGGACTCAAACTGATTAAGGTCCCTGCTTAtctttgattatttttctgttatGTTGTTAGAGATAAAAGCACAATTTTAATTCCGCAATCGATATGTAATTATTCAGAGTGCGATAAAGTGGTTCGCCATTAGCAACGGAGAATGAATGCTAAATGACCGGGTGATGTTCCGAAATTGCCTTTTGGACAAAACTGCACGCGTGAGACTTGGCCGGAGGATACTAAGTCCCGTCCCAGTCTCTCCAAAAGCCAAGGGAGAGGTCCTGGTAAAGCGAATTTGTTTTGATCCATGATCCAGTTATTCAGAGATCCACAGATCCCTGACTCTTCTATTTCCAGGACACCGCTCTTCCAATGAGATCTCAATCCTCTAAAGTCGACTGCTCTTTTGCATCATTTTATGACGAAAGTGTTTTTAAGGTTCAACGCCTCAGAAGATGGAGAGTTTTTAGGGTTTTTCCTGCGtcaggaaaaaaacacaacgAAATCCAGCCAATTATTTGTATGTTAATTTATGCATATAGTATGCAAGATGGTGGTCGGATGGTCGTCGAGGAGTATGGCGCTATTCTTGAGGACTTATCTTCCGAGCCAGACACGAAAACGTTTGCTTAATAACTTTTTGAAGCTCATTTCTATTCAAAATGGCTTTTGGTTAGATTTTGCTTGGTCTCAACGAAGGTGGACACGTTTGGAAAGGAAACGCATTCAAGACAACG is a window from the Acropora palmata chromosome 14, jaAcrPala1.3, whole genome shotgun sequence genome containing:
- the LOC141866887 gene encoding melatonin receptor type 1B-like, which produces MNFQLIFFKEEKYSNMEDKWTTASVAVTAISLCIVIVIGIFGNLMVVLISAKGNCVRIKGRALIASLAFADTLESLNLIFMLVSVAKHGQWIFGDSLCELNGFMTTEFVLSSMYSLTAISLNRYFMVVKQGLYRKVFTARNQALMIAFIWCIPLPLATGALLGWSKFEFQPGKCICLFYFSRSISFSSIVLVVGVPVPIGIISFCCFQIFKEVKSHSNQVQSMTNEAPSVNVEEVRITKTLAVVVAAYLICFIPAATINLMEMVIPQYKIPLWIDMLSMILVFCNHANNPVIYGVLNKQYRKAFKGVLSNLIVGRCSFKASTDNSSHSIALGDSVDVRKGKVSHQRHVLSDQGNLLNDSSKVTAT